In one Conger conger chromosome 5, fConCon1.1, whole genome shotgun sequence genomic region, the following are encoded:
- the LOC133129397 gene encoding gap junction Cx32.2 protein-like produces the protein MGDWSFLSKLLDKVQSHSTVIGKIWMSVLFIFRILVLGAGAESVWGDEQSGFLCNTQQPGCENVCYDHTFPISHIRFWVLQIIFVSTPTLMYLGHAMHIIHKENKLRQRLTQNGKCPKYTDDRGKIKIKGNLLGSYLTQLFFKIVFELAFIVGQYYLYGFIMVPMFPCSRKPCPFTVECYMSRPTEKTIFIIFMLVVACVSLFLNVLEVFYLICTRVKCRTNRTRTLHRTSPENPASLGWQSRTEAQRQNALNLQYENGQSPSVGGSLEGAKEEKRLLGEQ, from the coding sequence ATGGGAGACTGGTCATTTCTTTCAAAACTGCTGGACAAAGTGCAATCGCACTCCACAGTTATAGGGAAGATATGGATGAGCGTGTTGTTCATCTTCAGGATCCTGGTTCTGGGGGCAGGAGCAGAGAGCGTGTGGGGGGACGAACAGTCGGGGTTCCTTTGTAACACCCAACAGCCCGGTTGCGAGAACGTATGCTATGACCACACCTTCCCCATCTCCCACATCAGATTCTGGGTATTGCAGATCATCTTCGTGTCCACACCGACCCTGATGTACCTGGGGCACGCCATGCACATCATCCACAAAGAGAACAAACTGAGGCAACGCTTGACCCAAAATGGCAAGTGCCCAAAGTACACGGACGACAGGGGCAAGATCAAGATCAAGGGGAACCTGCTGGGCAGCTACCTGACGCAGCTCTTCTTCAAGATTGTGTTCGAGCTGGCCTTCATCGTGGGCCAGTACTACCTGTATGGCTTCATCATGGTTCCCATGTTCCCCTGCTCTAGGAAGCCGTGCCCGTTCACCGTGGAGTGCTACATGTCCCGCCCGACCGAAAAGaccatcttcatcatcttcatgcTAGTGGTGGCCTGCGTGTCCCTGTTCCTCAACGTGTTGGAGGTGTTCTACCTCATCTGCACCCGGGTTAAATGCCGGACCAACAGGACGCGCACACTTCACCGCACCTCGCCCGAAAATCCTGCCAGCCTCGGGTGGCAGAGCCGCACTGAGGCTCAGCGGCAGAACGCACTGAACCTTCAGTATGAAAACGGCCAGAGTCCAAGTGTTGGGGGCAGTCTGGAAGGTGCTAAAGAGGAGAAACGCTTGCTGGGCGAACAATAA
- the LOC133129455 gene encoding gap junction Cx32.2 protein-like yields the protein MGDWSFLATLLDKVQTHSTVVGKVWLTVLFVFRILVLSAGAEKVWGDEQSGFICNTQQPGCKNVCYDHAFPISHIRFWVMQIIFVSTPTLLYLGHVMLIVHKENKLRRRLQNQVCHTLKVPKYSDESGKVHIKGNLMGSYLVNVFSKILLESAFIVAQYYLYGFMLEPMFECSRNPCPFTVECYMSRPTEKTIFIIFMLVMACVSLLLNVLEIFHLICTRSKCGSNRHQKTLLAIPVNTDHHRDAVLQNKENALQDKVNLSFEPGPNANQSTA from the coding sequence ATGGGAGACTGGTCGTTTCTCGCAACACTGCTGGACAAAGTCCAGACCCACTCCACGGTCGTCGGAAAGGTCTGGCTGACCGTCCTCTTTGTCTTCAGGATCTTGGTCCTCTCGGCCGGAGCGGAGAAGGTGTGGGGGGACGAGCAGTCAGGGTTCATCTGCAACACCCAACAACCTGGTTGCAAGAACGTCTGCTACGACCACGCCTTCCCCATCTCCCACATCCGCTTCTGGGTCATGCAGATAATCTTCGTCTCCACGCCAACTCTCCTCTACCTGGGACACGTCATGCTCATTGTGCACAAGGAGAACAAACTTAGGCGCCGTTTGCAAAATCAGGTGTGCCACACTCTGAAGGTACCCAAATACAGCGATGAGAGTGGAAAAGTTCACATCAAGGGCAATCTGATGGGCAGTTATTTGGTGAATGTGTTTTCTAAGATCTTGCTTGAGTCAGCTTTCATTGTGGCACAGTATTATCTTTATGGCTTCATGCTGGAGCCCATGTTTGAGTGCTCCAGAAATCCCTGCCCGTTTACTGTAGAGTGCTACATGTCACGACCCACGGAGAAGACCATCTTCATCATTTTTATGCTGGTGAtggcctgtgtgtctctgctatTAAACGTGCTGGAGATATTTCATTTGATTTGCACCAGGAGCAAGTGTGGCTCTAACAGACACCAGAAAACTCTGTTGGCTATTCCAGTGAATACTGATCATCATAGAGATGCAGTTCTGCAAAATAAGGAGAATGCACTGCAAGATAAAGTCAACCTCAGTTTTGAACCTGGACCGAATGCTAACCAGAGCACCGCATAG
- the gja1b gene encoding gap junction alpha-1 protein has protein sequence MGDWSALGRLLDKVQAYSTAGGKVWLSVLFIFRILVLGTAVESAWGDEQSAFKCNTQQPGCENVCYDKSFPISHVRFWVLQIIFVSTPTLLYLAHVFYLMRKEQKLNRKEEELKAVQNDGGDVDAPLKKIELKKVKYGLEEHGKVKMKGALLRTYIVSILFKSIFEVGFLMIQWYIYGFSLSAVYTCERDPCPHRVDCFLSRPTEKTVFIIFMLVVSLVSLMLNVIELFYVLFKRIKDRVKGKDNHYPTSGTLSPAPKDMSPTKYAYYNGCSSPTAPLSPMSPPGYKLATGERTNSCRNYNKQANEQNWANYSTEQNRLGQNGSTISNSHAQAFDYPDDGHEHKKMAAGHELQPLALMDPRPSSRASSRMSSRPRPDDLDV, from the coding sequence ATGGGTGACTGGAGCGCTTTAGGAAGGCTTCTGGACAAGGTCCAGGCCTACTCCACCGCTGGAGGAAAGGTCTGGCTCTCCGTCCTCTTCATCTTCCGAATCCTGGTCCTGGGCACGGCCGTGGAGTCAGCCTGGGGCGACGAGCAGTCGGCCTTCAAGTGCAACACCCAGCAGCCCGGTTGCGAGAACGTCTGCTACGACAAGTCGTTCCCCATCTCCCACGTCCGCTTCTGGGTCCTGCAGATCATCTTCgtctccacaccaacgctcctCTACCTCGCCCACGTCTTCTACCTGATGAGGAAGGAGCAGAAGCTGAacaggaaggaggaggagctgaaggcAGTGCAGAACGACGGCGGAGATGTGGATGCGCCGCTGAAGAAGATCGAGCTGAAGAAAGTCAAGTACGGGCTGGAGGAGCACGGGAAGGTCAAGATGAAGGGCGCCCTCTTGAGAACCTACATCGTCAGCATTTTGTTCAAGTCCATCTTCGAGGTGGGCTTCCTGATGATCCAGTGGTACATATACGGCTTCTCACTGTCCGCTGTCTACACCTGCGAGAGAGACCCCTGCCCGCACCGGGTAGATTGCTTCCTCTCCCGACCCACGGAGAAAACGGTCTTTATCATCTTCATGCTGGTGGTGTCTCTGGTGTCCCTGATGCTGAATGTTATCGAGTTGTTCTATGTCTTGTTCAAAAGGATCAAAGATCGCGTGAAAGGGAAAGATAACCACTACCCTACCAGCGGCACCCTGAGTCCTGCTCCCAAGGACATGTCCCCGACTAAGTATGCCTACTACAACGGCTGCTCTTCCCCCACCGCCCCCTTGTCCCCAATGTCACCCCCTGGGTACAAGCTGGCCACCGGGGAGCGGACCAACTCCTGTCGCAATTACAACAAACAAGCCAACGAGCAGAACTGGGCCAACTACAGCACCGAGCAGAACCGACTGGGCCAGAACGGCAGCACAATCTCCAACTCCCACGCGCAGGCCTTCGACTACCCCGACGATGGCCACGAGCACaagaaaatggccgccggcCACGAGCTGCAGCCGCTGGCCCTGATGGACCCCCGGCCCTCCAGTCGGGCCAGCAGTCGGATGAGCAGTCGGCCGAGGCCGGACGACCTCGACGTCTAG